In one Asterias amurensis chromosome 9, ASM3211899v1 genomic region, the following are encoded:
- the LOC139941886 gene encoding uncharacterized protein produces MGAVFLLVMLVATSSVSAHVFYFDHDVVPGDGEFRDESTRKIGRGQALNTSDCMNVSPIPDDLRAEIPLDNFYQKYTHAYGIPIVSSNQPNDDALTRACYVVRFMLADRKDVRDSMFDSYGRVGVIGYREKTLDIPEHSYLPSWWNDRARGLGGTPSRPIATDGEENILCWDFWKDRWFEEDVLVHEFAHSIHLVAMRKVDLTFDARLKAAWNEAKAAGLWLNTYAITRYEEYFAEGIQSYYNCQTHRDFVDRIHNGISNRNALSEYDPKLFSLIEEVFPCKKVLINRCEENNKELTTGHELMMDC; encoded by the exons ATGGGTGCGGTTTTCCTCCTGGTCATGTTGGTTGCCACATCATCTGTATCTGCACATGTATTCT ATTTTGACCATGACGTGGTTCCGGGTGATGGGGAATTCCGGGATGAATCTACCCGTAAAATTGGAAGGGGCCAGGCATTGAATACCAGTGACTGCATGAACGTCTCACCCATTCCAGACGACTTACGGGCCGAGATACCACTCGACAATTTCTACCAGAAGTACACCCATGCCTACGGCATCCCTATAGTGTCGTCCAATCAGCCAAATGATGATGCTCTCACCCGCGCCTGTTACGTGGTACGTTTCATGCTGGCCGATCGAAAAGATGTCCGAGACTCCATGTTTGATTCTTACGGGCGAGTCGGTGTGATCGGATACCGTGAGAAAACCTTAGACATCCCTGAGCATAGCTACTTGCCGTCTTGGTGGAACGATCGAGCAAGAGGTCTTGGAGGTACCCCGTCCAGACCCATCGCTACGGATGGTGAAGAGAACATCCTCTGTTGGGACTTCTGGAAGGATCGGTGGTTTGAGGAAGACGTTTTAGTCCACGAATTCGCGCATTCAATCCATCTTGTTGCCATGAGAAAAGTGGATCTGACATTCGACGCTAGACTGAAGGCGGCCTGGAACGAAGCAAAAGCAGCCGGTCTTTGGCTGAACACCTACGCCATCACGCGATATGAGGAGTATTTTGCGGAAGGAATTCAGTCCTACTACAACTGTCAGACCCATCGGGATTTCGTCGATCGCATACATAATGGTATATCCAACCGAAATGCTTTGTCTGAATACGACCCCAAGCTGTTTAGCCTGATCGAGGAAGTATTCCCCTGCAAAAAAGTTCTCATCAATAGGTGTGAGGAGAATAATAAAG AGCTTACTACAGGTCATGAGCTAATGATGGACTGCTAA
- the LOC139942268 gene encoding dynactin subunit 3-like: MATTSDVLKVLDTRIQILEELIYSKDSSVNSESSTLKVVDSLSSVKQSLSGLATGKERIQALWKITDELNSNLTPEAVSKLVLTENAKADIILAEEDQLKSLAVLLEKMKGMTDVLDSQHTKGAPAVQEKLQPLTVIQLGQQERADQQSQETKQLLESYNNIVLLLSQQFVQWDAVMTRYEIAAKVREPNEY; the protein is encoded by the exons ATGGCGACCACCTCGGATGTCTTGAAAGTGTTGGACACACGAATACAAATCCTTGAAGAGCTTATCTACAGTAAAGACAGCAGTGTTAATAGCGAATCAAGCACACTTAAG GTTGTGGATTCCCTGAGTAGTGTAAAGCAATCTCTATCCGGTCTGGCTACGGGAAAGGAACGTATCCAGGCACTGTGGAAAATAA CTGATGAATTGAACAGTAACCTTACTCCTGAAGCTGTCAGCAAGTTGGTGCTGACTGAAAATGCTAAAGCAGACATCATTTTAGCTG AAGAGGATCAGCTGAAAAGTCTCGCTGTACTACTGGAGAAAATGAAAGGGATGACCGATGTACTAGATAGCCAACATACCAAAG GAGCGCCAGCTGTTCAGGAGAAGCTACAACCTCTGACCGTGATACAACTTGGCCAACAG GAGCGTGCCGACCAGCAGAGTCAGGAGACCAAGCAACTTCTGGAATCCTATAACAACATT GTCTTGTTGCTGTCACAGCAGTTTGTACAATGGGATGCAGTGATGACACGCTATGAGATAGCTGCTAAAGTACGGGAGCCAAACGAGTACTAG
- the LOC139942056 gene encoding la-related protein 6-like, translated as MSESAALETTENGSCSPVMSEHLVIEKPVSVSEIGSLSPTASSVSTARSSPPSCPLVQISRPPEQEPTGEDAYPESADNSSNSSLSEDADTPIKKASKSDDGGVESTGEREWTPPDEALQAKIIKQVEFYFSDANITKDAFLLKHVRRNKEGYVSLKLITSFKKVKSLTKDWRTVRHSLQSSTTLEVNDEGTKVKRKAPLPDYDETTPSRTVVVVNLPTENPSIESIAELFKHCGDISLVRILRPGKAFPQDVRKHIERHSEVRNKVCALVEFETGQAALKAAKQMSDKDNWRTGMVVTVLSKEKRKEKIKDKESHQQSNNRRSTEGLSPSQGGDLTGSDGGEGGDSAKKKKRQRKKKNARIDELAADRVETPGTPSSSDVENSPLPSRRHISKPVIVPLGKSPVHLSPSNTPKGSPNPSPHGSPRQQRKVGRSPLANSRNSPRNSPRASPELGRKMYDSLSDHSNTSSPWVQRRKLLAASSEASPVGSPLMARRSLTHANELESLVRLPAGPDGTKGFSVGRGRGIPRN; from the exons ATGAGCGAATCTGCGGCATTGGAAACGACTGAGAACGGCTCATGCAGCCCGGTAATGTCGGAGCATCTGGTGATCGAAAAGCCGGTATCGGTGTCGGAAATCGGGTCTTTATCGCCTACTGCTAGTTCAGTATCAACCGCACGCAGTAGCCCTCCATCATGTCCATTG GTTCAAATTTCCAGACCACCCGAGCAAGAACCTACCGGTGAAGATGCCTATCCTGAGTCTGCTGACAATTCCAGCAACAGCTCCCTCAGTGAAGATGCTGACACACCCATCAAGAAGGCAAGTAAATCCGATGACGGAGGAGTGGAGAGTACGGGAGAGAGAGAATGGACGCCCCCTGATGAAGCCCTACAGGCCAAGATCATCAAACAGGTAGAGTTTTATTTCTCCGATGCCAATATCACCAAAGATGCATTCTTGTTAAAGCATGTGCGGCGAAATAAAGAGGGCTATGTCAGTCTTAAACTTATCACATCGTTTAAGAAGGTCAAGAGCCTGACTAAGGATTGGAGAACTGTACGGCATAGCCTTCAGAGCTCAACAACGTTGGAGGTTAACGATGAGGGAACCAAAGTGAAGCGGAAGGCCCCTCTACCAGACTACGATGAGACCACTCCATCAAGAACAGTCGTGGTGGTTAATCTACCCACAGAAAACCCATCTATTGAAAGCATTGCTGAGCTGTTCAAGCATTGCGGTGACATTTCTTTGGTGAGAATCCTACGCCCTGGTAAAGCTTTCCCACAGGATGTCCGTAAGCACATAGAGAGGCACAGTGAAGTCCGTAATAAAGTCTGCGCTCTGGTGGAGTTTGAAACTGGACAGGCCGCCCTGAAGGCTGCCAAGCAAATGAGCGATAAGGACAACTGGCGCACTGGGATGGTCGTGACAGTACTATCAAAGGAGAAGAGAAAAGAGAAAATCAAAGATAAAGAGTCTCACCAACAAAGCAATAATCGCAGGAGTACTGAGGGACTCTCTCCGTCACAAGGTGGCGACCTGACAGGCTCTGACGGTGGCGAAGGTGGAGACTCAGCCAAGAAAAAGAAACGTCAACGGAAAAAGAAGAATGCCAGGATTGATGAACTGGCTGCAGACCGTGTAGAGACCCCAGGTACACCCAGCTCCTCCGATGTAGAGAATTCCCCTTTACCAAGCCGCAGGCACATCAGCAAGCCCGTCATTGTCCCCCTAGGTAAGAGCCCGGTCCATCTTAGCCCGAGCAACACACCCAAAGGAAGTCCCAACCCAAGTCCTCATGGTAGCCCTCGACAACAGAGGAAAGTCGGCCGATCGCCACTCGCTAATTCTCGTAATAGCCCAAGGAATAGCCCAAGAGCTAGCCCAGAGTTGGGTCGCAAAATGTATGATAGTTTGTCGGATCACAGTAATACATCAAGTCCTTGGGTGCAGCGTCGTAAACTTCTTGCGGCATCATCTGAGGCAAGTCCAGTGGGTAGCCCCTTAATGGCTCGAAGGAGCTTAACCCACGCTAATGAGCTAGAGTCATTAGTGAGATTGCCTGCAGGTCCAGACGGTACCAAAGGATTCTCTGTAGGTAGAGGGCGCGGTATCCCTAGGAACTGA